The following are encoded together in the Scytonema millei VB511283 genome:
- a CDS encoding 2OG-Fe(II) oxygenase has product MKSLLSKIKPTDIFSEPFPHVVIKDALDEEVYSKLKSEWADIEILRQGEDNKGTDLSSNKRLHYLANESLNDERITPFWKEFIALHTSDTFFQEFLTIFKDHILQMYPEFEQKYGSFETLKSGLRKVDTFESVDVLLDALICINTPVVTKPNAVRGAHIDLPDKLFAGLFYLRDPQDTSTGGNLEIYKFKNGKPYGFRSSAIDDSYIKHVKTIEYDRNVLILFLNSVYSLHGVSVRSLTDSPRYFVNLVGEVKQPLFDPKQYQELPSFKTKYIKKLEKAIKKVALVAK; this is encoded by the coding sequence ATGAAATCGCTTTTATCTAAAATCAAACCCACTGATATCTTTTCAGAACCATTTCCTCATGTTGTCATTAAAGATGCTTTGGATGAAGAAGTCTACTCAAAGTTAAAATCCGAATGGGCTGATATTGAAATTTTAAGGCAAGGAGAAGATAACAAAGGAACAGATTTATCCAGCAATAAAAGATTGCATTATTTAGCGAATGAAAGTTTAAATGACGAGCGAATTACTCCTTTCTGGAAAGAGTTTATTGCTTTACATACATCCGATACATTTTTTCAAGAATTTCTCACTATCTTTAAAGATCATATTCTCCAGATGTATCCTGAGTTCGAGCAAAAATATGGCTCGTTTGAAACGCTAAAATCTGGATTGCGAAAAGTTGACACGTTTGAAAGTGTAGATGTGTTACTCGACGCACTGATTTGTATAAATACACCCGTTGTTACTAAACCAAATGCAGTCAGAGGCGCGCACATAGATTTACCAGATAAATTATTTGCCGGATTATTTTATCTGCGCGATCCGCAAGATACATCGACAGGAGGCAATCTAGAAATTTATAAATTTAAGAACGGCAAGCCTTATGGATTTAGAAGCAGTGCAATTGATGATTCCTACATCAAGCATGTCAAAACAATTGAGTACGATCGCAACGTTCTCATATTATTCCTCAACTCGGTTTATTCGTTACATGGTGTCAGCGTGCGATCGCTAACAGATTCTCCCCGATATTTTGTGAATTTGGTTGGCGAAGTCAAACAGCCTTTATTCGATCCTAAGCAATATCAAGAATTACCTTCATTCAAAACGAAATACATCAAAAAACTAGAAAAGGCTATCAAAAAAGTAGCTCTGGTAGCCAAATGA
- a CDS encoding glycosyltransferase family 4 protein has protein sequence MIYSETEKLAPDITNTITTPATNTILVICPLPYPPTNGTRVHIWGLILFFKQTGWRVVVAAYNWPGQRIFKADGEPGIDLPIDIEFHLFERSFRYSVAKDPHTAQNLHKLQTLIDDCKPQVVWCNYSDLVPLVSQLDLQGAHLWFRPHDFELAHNIETAIASRPWKTGWNNNTFKQTVKWSKKLLQQTTQAFASERQMHRISDRIFFNAYSDMQFMSRLYGGTVRKDWVVPFLERERIPVKDNKSPLDVVYISSNYVSPTHLSGVRQLLQRVIPAVEQAMPGQFRFHFVGKGCAEHLSQYASNAIVIHDFVDDLSAFMRDNIDIACLPVEIGWGCKIKVLEAMASGLPVIGLPQTFRGVPPTPGAYYACHSTQEFVSAFRALQDTNTRRQAASAGLATYTAWRNEGRQILSEALNQLTVNS, from the coding sequence ATGATCTATAGTGAAACCGAAAAGCTTGCCCCTGACATCACAAATACTATTACCACACCTGCGACAAATACTATTTTAGTCATTTGTCCTCTCCCATATCCCCCAACCAACGGGACTAGAGTTCATATTTGGGGGCTGATTCTGTTCTTCAAACAAACTGGCTGGCGAGTCGTTGTTGCTGCATACAATTGGCCCGGACAAAGAATTTTTAAAGCCGATGGCGAACCGGGAATTGACTTACCAATAGATATAGAATTTCACCTGTTTGAACGCAGTTTTCGTTATTCTGTAGCGAAAGATCCGCATACAGCGCAAAATCTGCACAAGTTACAAACGCTGATTGACGATTGCAAACCCCAGGTTGTTTGGTGTAATTACTCCGATCTCGTACCGCTAGTCTCTCAACTCGACTTACAAGGAGCGCACCTCTGGTTTCGACCGCACGATTTTGAACTAGCGCACAACATAGAAACAGCGATCGCCTCTCGACCTTGGAAAACTGGGTGGAACAATAACACTTTCAAACAAACTGTTAAGTGGAGCAAAAAACTCTTACAACAAACAACCCAAGCCTTTGCTTCCGAGCGCCAGATGCATCGAATTTCCGACCGGATCTTCTTCAATGCATACAGCGACATGCAGTTTATGTCGCGGCTCTACGGTGGAACTGTCCGCAAAGATTGGGTCGTCCCTTTTTTAGAACGGGAACGCATTCCGGTAAAAGATAACAAATCACCGCTCGATGTCGTCTACATTAGCAGCAATTACGTCAGTCCAACCCATCTATCGGGAGTGCGACAGCTGCTACAGCGAGTCATTCCGGCAGTCGAGCAAGCCATGCCCGGTCAATTCCGCTTTCACTTTGTCGGTAAGGGGTGTGCCGAACATTTAAGCCAGTATGCCTCAAACGCGATCGTCATTCACGATTTTGTTGACGATTTGTCAGCTTTCATGCGTGACAACATTGATATTGCTTGTTTGCCAGTGGAAATTGGCTGGGGATGCAAGATCAAAGTGTTAGAAGCAATGGCTTCTGGATTGCCTGTGATTGGTTTGCCTCAGACTTTTCGCGGCGTACCACCAACACCAGGAGCTTACTATGCCTGTCACAGCACGCAGGAATTTGTCTCAGCCTTTAGAGCTTTACAAGATACAAATACACGCCGACAAGCAGCAAGTGCAGGATTAGCCACCTATACAGCATGGCGGAATGAAGGACGGCAAATTCTGAGCGAAGCGTTAAATCAGTTAACAGTTAACAGTTAA
- a CDS encoding KpsF/GutQ family sugar-phosphate isomerase: MRCIEPEPKTYVLQVVELLKQEADAIIKTANQLQPEGIERAVELLADCHGKVVLVGVGKSGIIAQKIAATLTSTGTSAVFLHPSDALHGDIGIVAGGDVAVILSNSGETDELVAMLPYLKCRQIPIIAIVGRLRSTLAYNADVSLNAAVDREACPFNLVPTSSTTVALAIGDALAIALMHVKGLTPEAFAFNHPAGRLGKRLTLRVRDLMHAGAHNPVVSPEAAWIEVLSAISEGGLGAVNVVDDLGCLVGIITDGDLRRLLQKVKHQELETLTAGTIATANPIAIAPDILAYHALELMENRPSQISILPVVEEQRCIGLIRVHDIVRSGI, translated from the coding sequence ATGCGATGCATAGAGCCAGAGCCTAAAACTTATGTTTTACAAGTTGTCGAACTGCTCAAACAAGAAGCAGATGCAATTATCAAAACAGCAAATCAGTTACAGCCAGAGGGTATAGAACGAGCAGTTGAGCTGTTGGCTGATTGTCACGGTAAGGTTGTCTTGGTGGGTGTTGGTAAGTCAGGAATTATCGCCCAAAAAATTGCTGCAACTCTAACCAGTACGGGGACATCAGCGGTTTTTCTGCACCCATCTGATGCCTTGCATGGTGATATTGGGATTGTAGCTGGAGGTGATGTTGCTGTCATCTTGAGTAACAGTGGCGAAACCGATGAATTGGTTGCCATGTTGCCCTATCTTAAATGTCGGCAGATCCCAATTATTGCGATCGTCGGCAGGCTGCGTTCCACGCTTGCTTACAATGCTGATGTCAGTCTCAATGCAGCCGTCGATCGCGAGGCTTGTCCGTTTAATTTAGTCCCCACAAGTAGTACAACTGTCGCCTTAGCAATTGGAGACGCGCTGGCGATCGCCCTGATGCACGTCAAAGGTTTAACCCCAGAAGCGTTTGCATTTAACCATCCAGCAGGACGATTGGGCAAACGCTTGACTCTTAGGGTAAGAGATTTAATGCACGCTGGCGCGCATAATCCCGTTGTTTCGCCTGAAGCTGCCTGGATTGAAGTCTTGAGTGCAATCAGCGAAGGTGGTTTGGGTGCTGTCAATGTCGTAGACGATCTGGGTTGTTTAGTTGGAATTATTACAGATGGCGATCTGCGACGATTGCTACAAAAAGTCAAACATCAAGAGTTGGAAACGCTGACAGCAGGGACGATCGCCACAGCAAATCCAATTGCGATCGCCCCCGATATACTTGCCTACCATGCCTTGGAATTAATGGAAAATCGCCCTTCCCAAATTTCGATCTTGCCCGTAGTTGAGGAACAACGTTGCATTGGTTTAATTCGGGTACACGATATAGTCCGCAGCGGTATTTAA
- the kdsB gene encoding 3-deoxy-manno-octulosonate cytidylyltransferase produces the protein MNILAVIPARYNSQRFPGKPLVRIDDRPMVQWVYEAAKRCPAFSQVIVATDSTAIADCVRRFGGVVEMTRSDHQTGTDRVAEVAERYPEMTAIANVQGDQPFVTADMLTQLVSPYLQGESPDMTTLACPLHEESYNDPNAVKVLCDRRDRALYFSRSPIPYYRNAGSAPVFHHLGLYAFSRNFLAQYAQLTPTPLEHCEGLEQLRVLEHGYAIVVCQTQKAVLEINTPSDLLQAQALIAQSTMKEVKSQKLKVKS, from the coding sequence ATGAATATTTTGGCTGTGATTCCAGCTCGCTATAACTCGCAACGCTTTCCTGGCAAACCATTAGTCAGAATTGACGATCGCCCAATGGTGCAATGGGTTTATGAAGCGGCTAAACGCTGTCCGGCTTTCAGTCAAGTCATTGTGGCGACAGATAGCACGGCGATCGCTGACTGCGTGCGTCGGTTTGGTGGGGTGGTGGAAATGACTCGCAGCGATCATCAAACAGGTACGGATCGAGTCGCAGAAGTCGCAGAACGATATCCTGAAATGACGGCGATCGCCAACGTCCAAGGCGATCAACCCTTCGTCACCGCAGATATGCTGACTCAGCTCGTCAGTCCCTACTTGCAGGGAGAGTCACCCGATATGACGACTCTAGCCTGTCCGCTACATGAAGAGAGCTACAACGATCCTAACGCTGTCAAAGTCCTGTGCGATCGCCGCGATCGGGCGCTCTATTTCTCCCGTTCCCCCATCCCTTACTATCGCAACGCAGGTTCTGCGCCAGTATTTCACCACCTCGGACTCTACGCTTTTAGTCGCAATTTTCTCGCCCAATACGCTCAGTTGACACCGACACCATTAGAACACTGCGAAGGTTTAGAACAGTTGCGCGTACTCGAACACGGTTATGCGATCGTCGTTTGCCAAACTCAAAAAGCCGTGCTGGAAATCAACACCCCGAGCGATCTGCTACAAGCGCAAGCCTTAATTGCTCAAAGCACCATGAAAGAAGTCAAAAGTCAAAAGTTAAAAGTCAAAAGTTAA
- a CDS encoding nucleotide sugar dehydrogenase: MRVIVWGLGYVGTVVAACLAQAGHDVIGVELNPEKVKVFNSGRSPLKEPDLDELIQQGIAQGRLRAVTDGEQYVAEADASLICVGTPSMADGSPMLNYIKGVAQQIGSGLKHSQRYHVVVLRSTVFPGVTRDFLLPLLEQHSLRSAGEDFGLVVNPEFLRETEAVKDFHAPPYTVIGELDKRSGDAIAQLYSNIQAPLHRVALEEAELLKVVNNTFHALKIGFSNEIGRICDRLGIDSHVLMQLVCADTKLNISPAYLKPGFAFGGSCLPKDLRSLIFNARQLGVEIPILDSVLPSNTLQIEAARIKIHETGAKHVGILGLSFKAGTDDLRESPVISLIRQLWQDGLEISVYDPDVNLEVLLGSNLEYLQRQLPQIDRILRTDIDSVLDECQTLVITQKRPEFSNIQRLKSNVAVLDLVRLSGESAVTDLANYEGISWQKKQPAKKILPFAGSDRANNKDVAPIAR; the protein is encoded by the coding sequence ATGCGCGTTATCGTTTGGGGTTTAGGTTACGTCGGTACAGTTGTTGCTGCTTGCTTGGCGCAAGCCGGACATGATGTCATAGGTGTAGAACTCAACCCAGAAAAGGTAAAAGTCTTTAACAGCGGGCGCAGTCCGTTAAAAGAACCCGATCTCGATGAATTAATTCAGCAAGGAATCGCTCAAGGACGATTGCGTGCTGTAACGGATGGCGAACAATACGTCGCTGAAGCTGATGCTTCTCTGATCTGCGTTGGTACGCCTAGCATGGCTGATGGTAGTCCAATGCTCAACTATATAAAAGGAGTTGCCCAACAGATCGGTAGCGGGTTGAAGCATTCGCAACGCTATCACGTTGTCGTTCTCCGCAGTACGGTTTTTCCTGGTGTAACCCGCGATTTTCTCCTACCATTGCTGGAACAGCATTCTCTCCGCTCTGCTGGCGAGGACTTTGGTTTAGTCGTAAATCCAGAATTTCTGCGCGAGACTGAAGCAGTCAAAGATTTTCACGCGCCTCCTTATACTGTAATTGGTGAATTAGACAAACGATCGGGTGATGCGATCGCTCAACTCTATAGCAATATCCAGGCTCCTTTACATCGCGTGGCATTAGAGGAAGCGGAATTGTTGAAGGTAGTTAACAATACATTTCACGCCCTCAAGATCGGGTTTAGTAATGAAATTGGTCGAATTTGCGATCGCCTGGGGATAGATAGTCACGTCCTGATGCAGCTCGTTTGTGCCGATACTAAGCTCAACATCTCCCCTGCCTATCTCAAGCCTGGATTTGCTTTTGGTGGCTCTTGTTTGCCAAAAGACTTGCGCTCTCTCATATTCAACGCTCGGCAGTTGGGGGTTGAAATCCCGATTCTAGACTCAGTACTACCCAGCAACACGTTGCAAATTGAAGCAGCTCGGATCAAAATTCACGAAACTGGTGCTAAGCACGTCGGTATCCTGGGTTTGAGTTTTAAAGCAGGTACGGACGATCTGCGTGAAAGTCCCGTTATCAGCCTCATCCGGCAGTTATGGCAAGATGGTCTAGAAATATCGGTTTACGATCCAGACGTAAATTTAGAGGTGCTATTGGGCAGTAACTTAGAATACCTGCAACGCCAGCTACCGCAAATCGATCGCATTTTGCGCACAGATATCGATAGCGTGTTAGATGAATGCCAAACTCTAGTAATTACCCAAAAACGACCGGAATTCAGCAACATACAAAGACTCAAGAGTAACGTTGCCGTTCTCGACTTAGTGCGGTTGAGCGGCGAGTCTGCCGTTACAGACTTGGCTAACTATGAAGGGATTTCTTGGCAGAAGAAACAGCCTGCTAAGAAAATCTTGCCATTTGCGGGCAGCGATCGCGCTAACAACAAAGACGTTGCTCCCATCGCTAGGTAG
- the kdsA gene encoding 3-deoxy-8-phosphooctulonate synthase, producing the protein MIQTQISKTLSIGDGCPLTLIGGPCVIESGDFTLKMAEEIAKVCDRLGVSFIFKSSFDKANRTSVNSFRGQPIESGLKILQRVKEEVGVPVLTDIHESHQAATVAEVVDVLQIPAFLCRQTDLLLAAAATGKVVNVKKGQFLAPWDMRQVVRKLEAGGTNRILLTERGTSFGYNTLVVDFRSLPQMRSLGYPVVFDATHSVQMPGGQGDKSGGQRQFVPYLAKAAAAIGIDALFMEIHEDPDNAPSDGPNMIPLAQLETVLRQIISIRNCLEVTPALV; encoded by the coding sequence ATGATTCAAACTCAAATTTCCAAAACTCTCTCTATTGGCGATGGCTGTCCCCTCACCTTAATTGGTGGTCCCTGCGTGATTGAGTCGGGAGACTTTACACTGAAAATGGCAGAAGAAATTGCGAAAGTGTGCGATCGCTTGGGTGTTTCTTTTATCTTCAAGTCTTCCTTTGATAAAGCCAACCGCACTTCAGTTAATTCTTTTCGCGGACAACCGATAGAATCGGGACTCAAAATTCTCCAACGGGTAAAAGAGGAAGTCGGAGTCCCAGTACTCACCGATATCCATGAAAGCCACCAAGCAGCGACTGTTGCAGAAGTGGTTGATGTTCTACAAATTCCTGCTTTCTTGTGTCGGCAAACCGATCTGCTTTTGGCAGCAGCAGCAACAGGCAAAGTTGTCAATGTCAAAAAGGGTCAGTTTCTCGCACCTTGGGATATGAGGCAAGTCGTGCGCAAGTTAGAAGCAGGTGGAACCAACCGCATTCTGTTAACCGAGCGCGGTACGAGTTTTGGCTACAACACTTTGGTAGTAGATTTTCGGTCTTTACCACAAATGCGATCGCTGGGTTATCCCGTAGTCTTTGATGCTACCCACAGCGTTCAAATGCCGGGGGGACAAGGTGATAAATCTGGCGGACAGCGCCAATTCGTACCTTACTTGGCAAAAGCCGCCGCCGCCATTGGAATTGATGCCTTATTTATGGAAATTCACGAAGATCCAGACAATGCACCAAGTGATGGTCCAAATATGATTCCTCTGGCTCAATTGGAAACCGTGTTGAGACAAATTATCAGCATCCGTAACTGTTTAGAAGTAACTCCCGCCCTTGTTTAA
- a CDS encoding KdsC family phosphatase, which translates to MTTIFEFEPELRSHSSFQGDSHNISERDARLSQVKLLVLDVDGVLTDGGLYYSESGEVQQRFNIKDGQGLKRLMYSGVEVAIITAKSFSSTLHRAKDLGINHAYLGIKDKLPTLIHLCQNLDISLSQVAYVGDDINDLEVMHVVGCPLTVADAMRANQDCALYITKLPGGQGAVREICDLIVALQAVK; encoded by the coding sequence ATGACAACCATTTTTGAATTTGAACCCGAACTGCGATCGCATAGCAGCTTTCAAGGAGATTCGCACAATATTTCTGAAAGAGATGCGCGCTTGTCGCAAGTCAAATTGTTAGTTCTTGATGTTGATGGTGTCCTCACAGATGGGGGTCTTTACTACTCCGAAAGCGGTGAGGTTCAACAGCGATTTAACATCAAGGATGGTCAAGGATTAAAACGATTAATGTACTCTGGCGTAGAAGTTGCCATTATTACAGCTAAGTCTTTTTCATCTACCCTTCATCGCGCCAAAGATTTAGGAATTAATCACGCTTATCTGGGAATTAAAGATAAATTACCGACTCTAATTCATCTGTGTCAAAACTTAGACATATCTTTGTCTCAAGTGGCATATGTTGGTGATGACATTAACGATCTAGAAGTCATGCACGTTGTTGGCTGTCCTTTAACGGTAGCTGATGCCATGCGTGCCAATCAAGACTGCGCTCTTTACATCACGAAATTACCTGGAGGACAAGGAGCAGTTCGCGAAATTTGCGATCTCATTGTTGCCCTCCAAGCCGTGAAATAA
- a CDS encoding polysialyltransferase family glycosyltransferase, with protein MSTSKTIKRLVVCFGSIQLVTVLSVMNYREKTRQDRNLQYENYLLITPLFAPQGQSEEFAALIEKMARSICTWEKVAYMPLEQKQAISKQVKQSGLSQVTDLVHGLTGSQHFDEIFLAHEYDFEDQLVMNLYQDAEKICYGNGIGVYTAQSAFPKANLLRDSRNYLDFIYRTSKDKLREFLPRKRSLSEQKLDIGYFSLPFAFGQEPAIPVVILDRDVYRETFQKLSAKLSDLIDISYIENLRDRIQTAPTSILLTSNFSESGRISPENEIAAYREFLVTREIHHNEVLLIKPHPRNSREKLLQLKSNLSDLYADVILLAEDFLFYLPFELIFMEVFLNPESANLQNPRVSTFSSACLTLEFVLDTRCTLGFGSEIVQQFFYPDHVESRIQHETDLLSTIQGIRNLNPVLV; from the coding sequence ATGTCAACATCAAAAACAATTAAGCGGCTGGTCGTTTGTTTTGGTAGCATTCAACTCGTCACGGTTTTGTCAGTCATGAATTATCGAGAAAAGACGCGACAAGATCGGAATTTGCAGTACGAAAACTACTTACTAATTACTCCTCTATTTGCTCCCCAAGGACAAAGTGAGGAATTCGCTGCTTTAATTGAGAAAATGGCTCGGTCGATTTGCACTTGGGAAAAAGTTGCTTATATGCCCTTGGAGCAAAAACAAGCAATTTCCAAACAAGTGAAGCAGTCTGGTTTATCTCAGGTGACTGACTTGGTTCATGGATTAACAGGTAGTCAGCATTTTGATGAAATCTTTTTGGCGCACGAATACGATTTTGAAGACCAGTTGGTGATGAATCTCTATCAAGATGCCGAAAAGATCTGCTACGGTAACGGCATTGGAGTTTATACGGCACAATCGGCTTTTCCTAAAGCTAATTTATTGAGAGATTCACGAAATTATCTAGATTTTATCTATAGAACTTCAAAGGATAAACTCAGAGAATTTCTACCTCGCAAGCGATCGCTGAGCGAACAAAAGCTAGATATAGGTTATTTCTCTCTCCCATTTGCTTTTGGACAAGAACCGGCAATTCCAGTAGTTATTCTTGACAGGGATGTTTACCGAGAGACTTTTCAAAAGTTAAGCGCAAAGCTATCCGATCTCATCGATATTAGCTACATCGAAAATCTACGCGATCGCATCCAAACTGCTCCCACGTCAATTTTACTCACGAGTAATTTTTCTGAATCGGGTAGAATATCGCCAGAAAATGAAATTGCTGCCTATCGAGAGTTTTTGGTAACTAGAGAAATTCACCATAACGAAGTTCTCTTAATCAAACCACATCCCAGAAATTCTAGAGAGAAGCTACTGCAATTAAAGTCTAATCTCAGCGATCTTTATGCAGATGTGATTCTACTAGCTGAAGACTTTTTGTTTTATCTTCCATTTGAATTAATTTTCATGGAAGTCTTCTTAAATCCAGAATCAGCTAATTTGCAAAATCCTAGAGTGTCTACATTTAGCTCTGCTTGTTTAACGCTGGAATTTGTTTTAGATACACGTTGTACTCTAGGTTTCGGTAGCGAAATCGTACAACAATTCTTTTATCCCGATCATGTGGAAAGTAGAATTCAACACGAAACCGATCTACTATCGACAATTCAGGGAATTAGAAACTTAAATCCCGTTCTTGTCTAA
- a CDS encoding polysaccharide lyase, producing the protein MFNNHRDRHQQWIDFVFLRSITKLLIVLVTIWLMPLSSKVKSDTLVFLSDFESGYSEWGTELCCNYSAEIVNSPVRAGNQAIKFTLKKEDARLYGVKRAELKLGEVPPDSEIWYGFSVFLPSDYQQDPSSEIIAQWHDLPDKNLGEKWKSPALSLSTKDGKFILNRKWDSKRVTVVPEGKEVVDLGLYQTGKWTDFVFHVKWSSSSNGLLEVWQDGKLVVRRNGPNNYNDARGPYLKIGIYKGDWKNYPEKSTVSERELYFDEVRVGDANARYEDIAPRD; encoded by the coding sequence ATGTTTAATAATCATCGCGATCGACATCAACAGTGGATAGATTTTGTATTTCTTAGATCGATAACGAAGTTACTTATAGTCTTGGTAACAATTTGGTTGATGCCTTTGAGTAGTAAAGTCAAAAGTGACACTCTCGTTTTTCTCAGTGATTTTGAATCGGGTTACTCTGAATGGGGAACAGAACTTTGCTGTAACTATTCAGCTGAGATTGTCAACTCTCCTGTCCGCGCAGGAAACCAAGCTATTAAGTTTACTCTGAAAAAAGAGGATGCTCGCCTATATGGTGTGAAGCGTGCCGAATTGAAACTTGGAGAAGTTCCGCCAGATTCAGAAATATGGTATGGATTTAGTGTTTTCTTACCTTCTGATTACCAACAAGATCCATCTAGTGAAATTATTGCTCAATGGCACGATTTACCAGATAAGAACTTAGGAGAAAAATGGAAATCTCCAGCTCTTTCTCTGAGTACAAAAGATGGTAAATTCATTTTAAACAGAAAATGGGACTCAAAACGAGTTACAGTAGTTCCAGAAGGTAAAGAGGTAGTAGATTTAGGTCTTTACCAAACCGGAAAGTGGACAGACTTCGTGTTTCATGTTAAGTGGTCTAGTAGTTCAAATGGTCTATTGGAGGTGTGGCAAGATGGCAAATTGGTTGTCAGAAGAAATGGACCGAATAACTATAATGATGCGAGGGGACCATACCTCAAAATTGGAATATATAAGGGTGATTGGAAAAACTACCCAGAAAAATCAACCGTTAGCGAAAGAGAACTTTATTTTGATGAAGTTAGGGTTGGAGATGCTAACGCTAGATACGAAGATATTGCTCCGCGTGATTGA
- a CDS encoding alpha/beta hydrolase, whose amino-acid sequence MNILHPKILPEMPMPGLIWIHGGAWMEGSKEQGIELLLPFARQGYLCASIEYRLSHEAIFPAQIEDCKCAVRFLRAHAKELHLNCDRIGVWGRSAGGHLAALLGTTAGVKELEGEGGWESFSSRVQAVCDWFGPTDFSRINDFPRQISHSAADAPEALLIGGIVEENQEKAMQANPIAYVSEDAPPFAIFHADDDFIVPLNQSQLLFEALQQAGVEVSLEIVKGGGHGKKFDSPLLLAQLENFFHRHLY is encoded by the coding sequence ATGAACATTCTCCACCCTAAAATCTTACCTGAAATGCCCATGCCTGGTCTAATATGGATACATGGTGGAGCGTGGATGGAAGGAAGTAAAGAGCAAGGAATCGAACTGTTACTGCCCTTTGCTCGCCAAGGATATTTGTGCGCTAGCATTGAATATCGCTTGAGTCATGAAGCAATTTTTCCAGCCCAAATTGAAGATTGTAAATGTGCAGTGCGTTTTTTGCGCGCTCATGCGAAAGAATTGCATCTAAATTGCGATCGCATTGGAGTCTGGGGTAGGTCGGCGGGCGGTCATTTAGCAGCGCTTTTGGGGACAACTGCTGGTGTTAAGGAATTGGAAGGTGAGGGGGGCTGGGAGAGTTTTTCTAGTCGCGTCCAAGCTGTGTGCGACTGGTTTGGTCCTACAGATTTCAGCCGCATAAATGACTTTCCTCGACAGATATCCCATAGCGCAGCTGATGCTCCCGAAGCATTGCTGATTGGCGGAATTGTTGAAGAAAATCAGGAAAAAGCAATGCAGGCAAACCCGATCGCTTATGTCAGTGAAGATGCTCCCCCTTTCGCGATTTTCCATGCAGATGATGATTTTATAGTGCCGCTCAATCAAAGTCAATTATTGTTTGAGGCGCTACAGCAGGCGGGGGTGGAGGTGTCATTAGAAATTGTGAAAGGCGGCGGACACGGGAAAAAATTTGATTCTCCCTTGCTACTGGCGCAGTTAGAAAACTTTTTTCATCGACATCTTTACTAA